One stretch of Halobaculum marinum DNA includes these proteins:
- the glpK gene encoding glycerol kinase GlpK, protein MAERYVGAIDQGTTGTRFMVFDHAGQVVANAYEKHEQIYPKPGWVEHDPTEIWENTQQVVTDALDDAGLEASQLDAIGITNQRETTVVWDAETGRPVHNALVWQDRRTTDRVEELQAEDKVEWIRGKTGLEADAYFSATKTEWILDNAEPLKLQASRGESVRDRAESGELLMGTIDTWLIYNLTGNHITDVSNASRTMLYNIRDLEWDDELLDEFGVPESMLPEVRPSSDEEYYGYTDADGFLGEEVPVAGALGDQQAAMFGQTCFDTGDAKNTYGTGSFYLMNTGTEAVESDHGLLTTIGFQMSGEPVQYALEGSIFVTGAAIEWLEDVDLISNAAQTAELARSVDSTDGVYMVPAFTGLGAPHWDGRARGTIVGMTRGTRKEHIVRATLEAIAYQTRDVAEAMEADSGVETKSLRVDGGAVKNNFLCQLQADILGTEIARPEVDETTALGSAYAAGLAVGYWDSVDDLRENWQVDREFSPEMDADEADAMYDRWGDAVERSLDWAQEE, encoded by the coding sequence ATGGCAGAACGCTACGTCGGCGCGATCGATCAGGGAACGACAGGCACCCGCTTCATGGTGTTCGACCACGCTGGGCAGGTGGTCGCCAACGCCTACGAGAAGCACGAGCAGATCTACCCGAAGCCGGGATGGGTCGAGCACGACCCCACGGAGATCTGGGAGAACACCCAGCAGGTCGTCACCGACGCCCTCGACGACGCGGGGCTGGAGGCGAGCCAGTTGGATGCGATCGGCATCACCAACCAGCGCGAGACGACGGTCGTCTGGGACGCCGAGACCGGCCGCCCGGTCCACAACGCGCTCGTGTGGCAAGACCGGCGGACCACCGACCGCGTCGAGGAACTGCAGGCCGAGGACAAAGTCGAGTGGATCCGCGGCAAGACGGGGCTGGAGGCCGACGCCTACTTCTCGGCGACGAAGACCGAGTGGATCCTCGACAACGCCGAGCCGCTGAAGCTGCAGGCCTCGCGGGGCGAGAGCGTCCGCGACCGCGCAGAGAGTGGCGAACTCCTGATGGGAACCATCGACACGTGGCTCATCTACAACCTCACGGGCAACCACATCACCGACGTCTCGAACGCCTCGCGGACGATGCTGTACAACATCCGCGACCTCGAGTGGGACGACGAACTCCTCGATGAGTTCGGCGTGCCCGAGTCGATGCTCCCGGAGGTTCGCCCCTCCTCCGACGAGGAGTACTACGGCTACACGGACGCCGACGGCTTCCTCGGTGAGGAGGTCCCCGTCGCGGGTGCGCTCGGCGACCAGCAGGCCGCGATGTTCGGGCAGACCTGCTTCGACACGGGCGACGCGAAGAACACGTACGGCACCGGGTCGTTCTACCTGATGAACACCGGGACGGAGGCGGTCGAGTCCGACCACGGCCTGCTCACGACGATTGGCTTCCAGATGTCCGGTGAGCCCGTCCAGTACGCCCTCGAGGGGTCGATCTTCGTCACCGGCGCCGCAATCGAGTGGCTGGAGGACGTCGATCTCATCAGCAACGCCGCCCAGACCGCCGAACTCGCGCGGTCGGTCGACTCGACCGACGGCGTGTACATGGTGCCGGCGTTCACGGGGCTCGGTGCTCCCCACTGGGACGGGCGCGCACGCGGCACCATCGTCGGGATGACCCGCGGGACGCGCAAAGAGCACATCGTCCGGGCGACGCTGGAGGCCATCGCCTACCAGACGCGCGACGTCGCCGAGGCGATGGAGGCCGACTCCGGCGTGGAGACGAAGAGTCTGCGCGTCGACGGCGGCGCGGTGAAGAACAACTTCCTGTGTCAGCTTCAGGCGGACATCCTCGGCACGGAAATCGCCCGCCCTGAGGTCGACGAGACGACCGCCCTCGGCTCCGCGTACGCCGCCGGCCTCGCGGTCGGCTACTGGGACTCGGTCGACGACCTCCGCGAGAACTGGCAGGTCGACCGCGAGTTCTCGCCGGAGATGGACGCCGACGAGGCCGACGCGATGTACGACCGCTGGGGTGACGCCGTCGAACGCTCGCTCGACTGGGCCCAAGAGGAGTGA
- a CDS encoding Cdc6/Cdc18 family protein: MDIEDRIARRRRTGDRHRLVLDEDPLSPVWHPEEPIGRGPLVERLLDHFDPVFDGTVPPNGYLYGPGGTGKSAVTTALVERLAGSLSPPTDAVYTTTRGGSAPGVSFVRVDLREADSAFEFAHAVLDGLVPESVPRSGVGTDEIHERLERRVRGGGPVVVVADHVAEPETVDVATVDDRLAGVAGAFAWLAIGREEPSAAGVPPETAVVEVDPYSQAALTDLLAARADAGLGQGSLSHASIRRVAEWAEGDAEFALSAVLGAVEAASAAGEAVVDDADIEAGMRAVPWPCVPLGRVLALPANRIRALRCLVALAPEQRAPVSGCAARIAGELDLTASTVERFLYELAETGVVERVQVDDHGGPGRPPSRVEPRFATLAFQRLSRRRFDRTTV, encoded by the coding sequence ATGGACATCGAGGACCGCATCGCGCGTCGTCGCCGGACCGGCGACCGTCACCGACTCGTGCTCGACGAGGACCCGTTGAGTCCCGTCTGGCACCCCGAAGAACCGATCGGGCGCGGCCCACTCGTCGAACGCCTCCTCGACCACTTCGACCCCGTGTTCGACGGCACCGTCCCGCCGAACGGCTACCTGTACGGCCCCGGCGGGACGGGGAAGTCCGCGGTCACGACCGCCCTCGTCGAGCGACTGGCCGGGTCGCTGTCTCCGCCAACGGACGCCGTCTACACGACCACGCGCGGCGGGAGCGCCCCCGGCGTCTCGTTCGTCCGCGTGGACCTCCGCGAGGCGGACTCGGCGTTCGAGTTCGCACACGCCGTCCTCGACGGCCTCGTGCCCGAATCGGTCCCCCGGAGCGGCGTCGGCACAGACGAGATTCACGAGCGGTTGGAACGACGCGTCCGCGGCGGCGGACCGGTCGTGGTCGTCGCGGACCACGTCGCCGAACCCGAGACGGTCGACGTGGCGACCGTCGACGACCGCCTCGCGGGCGTCGCTGGCGCCTTCGCATGGCTCGCCATCGGTCGTGAGGAGCCATCGGCGGCGGGCGTCCCGCCCGAGACCGCCGTCGTCGAAGTCGACCCGTACTCGCAGGCGGCGCTGACGGACCTGTTGGCCGCTCGCGCGGACGCCGGTCTCGGGCAGGGGTCGCTGAGCCACGCCTCCATCCGGCGCGTCGCCGAGTGGGCGGAGGGCGACGCAGAGTTCGCTCTCTCGGCGGTGTTGGGGGCGGTCGAAGCCGCATCCGCCGCCGGCGAGGCCGTCGTCGACGACGCCGACATCGAGGCCGGCATGCGGGCGGTTCCGTGGCCGTGTGTCCCCCTCGGACGGGTGCTCGCGCTCCCCGCGAACCGGATCCGGGCGCTCCGGTGTCTCGTCGCGCTCGCCCCCGAGCAGCGCGCGCCCGTCAGCGGCTGTGCGGCGCGGATCGCTGGCGAACTCGACCTCACCGCCTCCACCGTCGAGCGGTTCCTCTACGAACTCGCCGAGACCGGCGTCGTCGAACGCGTGCAGGTCGACGACCACGGCGGCCCCGGCCGGCCGCCGAGCCGCGTGGAACCGCGCTTCGCGACACTCGCGTTCCAACGGCTCAGCCGACGGCGGTTCGACCGCACGACCGTCTGA